CAAGCCCGCTGTCCAGCGTCGCCTGCGCCCGGCCCGCATCATAGTCCGAGTTGAGGATGAAGGGGCCGCCGAACGCCTGCCGGATCACCGGGGCAATAGGAGCGCGGGTCGACCGGCCGAAGCTGCCGTCGGCCGGCGGCTCGCGCGCTTCGAGGAAGGCAATGCCGATTTCGGCGAGCTGCGCGCCCACCGCCGCGAACAACGGTTCGGGATCGCTGTCGTCCACACCCTGGACCTCGCCATTGGGCGAGATGCGAACGCCCGTCCGATCGGCGCCGATCGCCTGGGCCACCGCGCGCGTCACCTCGCCGAGCAGGCGTATGCGGTTCTCGATCGAGCCGCCATAGGCATCGCTTCGCCGGTTGACGCCGTCGCGCAGGAACTGGTCGATCAGATAGCCATTGGCCGCGTGGATCTGGACCCCGTCGAACCCCGCCGCGATCGCGTTGCGCGCCGCCCGGGCATAATCGGCGACGACCGCCGGTATCTCCGACAGGTCGAGGGGGCGCGGCTTCACATAGGGCTGGTTGCCCTCATAGGTATGGGCATGGTCCGGCGCGGTGATCGCGGACGAGGAGACCGGCTGGCCTTCGCCGACGCTGGGATGGACCAGCCGCCCCATATGCCAGAGCTGGGCGACGATCCGCCCGCCCGCCCCATGCACCGCGCTCGTCACCGGCTTCCATCCCTGGACCTGATCGTCATTCCACAGCCCCGGCGCATAGGGCCAGCCGAGCCCGATCCGGCTGATCCCGGTCGCTTCGCTGATGATCAGGCCCGCCGACGCGCGCTGCGCATAATAATCGGCCATGATCGGGGTCGGCACGGCATTGCGTGTCGCGCGGGCTCGGGTAAGGGGGGCCATGATGATCCGGTTGGGCGCTTCGATCGCGCCAAGCGTGATGGGATCGAACAGGGTGGGCATGAGGACGTCGCCTTTCGTCTGAAGCTTGCCGCCAATAGCTAGGTGCTCCGAACCGATATGCAGGGCCCGGACCGGACAAATTTTGCTGCGCCGCATGATAGCGGGGCTGTAGTGACGCGGGCCTTCCTGGCGATGGTGCTGGCCAATGTCATGCTCGCCTTCGGGCCCTGGCTGGTGCGACTGGCCGACGTGTCCGCGCTCGGCTCGGCCTTCTGGCGGCTCTCGCTCGCGGCATTGCCGCTGTTCCTGCTCGCCCGCATGGTGCGCCAGCCGATCCCCCGCCTGTCCCCCGGCCTGCTGGGGATGATCGCGATCGGCGGACTGTGCTTCGCCGTCGACCTGGGCTTCTGGCATATCGGCATCCACCACACCAAGCTCGCCAATGCGACGCTGTTCGGCAATTTCGCCACCTTCCTGCTGGCCGCCTATGCGCTGGCCAGCACCCGCCGCCTGCCCGACCGATACCAGTCGGCGGCGCTGCTGCTCGCCGCGCTCGGCACGCTGCTGCTGCTCGGCCGTTCCTATCAGCTCGACGCGCGCAACCTGACGGGCGATCTGCTCTGCATCCTCGCGGGGGTCTTCTACACCGGCTATCTGATCGCGATGAGCCGGGCGCGCGGGGCGCTGCAGCCGGTGCCGCTGCTGCTGATCTCGACCGTGGCCGGCATGGCGCCGCTGCTGGTCTTCGCGATCGCCGACGGCGGGCCGGTCTGGCCGCAGGACTGGACGCCGCTGCTGCTGCTGGCGATCGGCAGCCAGGTGATCGGCCAGGGTTGCATGGTCTATGCGATAGGCCATCTCTCGCCGATGGTGATCGGGCTCGGCCTGCTGATCCAGCCGGTGATCGCGGCGGCGGTGGGGAGCCTGCGCTATGGCGAAAGGCTGGGGCTGGCGGACATCATCGGCGGCCTGGCGGTCTGCGCGGCGCTCGTGCTGGTGCGGATGAGCCACTCTGGTCAGGCCGGCGACCAGGGCGTAGAAGCCAGGCCATGATCGACCCTGCCGACATGACCTTGGACGAGTTGCGCGACGCGCTGGCGGAACGGCTCCCCGCAAATGCGGTGTTCGATGGCTGGGCCGACGCCGCCCTCGCGGCGACCGCCGCCGGGCTCGGCGTCCCCGCCGACCGGGCCGCACTGTGCTTCCCCGGGGGTACGATCGACATGATCGACGCCTGGTTCGCCGCGATCGACCGGACGATGACGGCCGAGCTCGCCGCGCGCGATCTGGCCGCGATGAAGATCCGTGATCGCATCCGCACAGCGCTGCTGATCCGGCTCGACCTGGCGACCGCGCATCCCGACGCGCTGCGCCGGGCGATGGCGATCCTCGCCCGCCCCGACCATCTGGCCCATGCCGGCAAGCTCGCCTGGCGCGCGGCCGACGCGATGTGGCGGGCGATCGGCGACAGCAGCGTCGATTTCGCCTGGTACAGCAAGCGCACCACTCTCGCCGCCATCTATGCGGCGACGATCACCGCCTGGATGGACGACGACAGCGAAGGCTTCGCCGACACCCGCGCCTTCCTCGACAGGCGGATCGACGACGTGATGAAGTTCGAGAAGCTGAAGGCCCGGATGAAACCCGATCCCGATCGCCATTTCAGCCCGGCCCGCTTCCTGGGCCGGCTGCGCTATCGCATCCAGGGGTGATGCTTCCACGACACCCTCAACTTGTTTCAGGGTCCACCCTACTCCCCGCATCCGCCACCTTAGCTCTGGCATTCCCCAGCTGTTATTGATAATGAATCGCATCATGGACAAGGACGCCGCGCCGATCACCCTCGACAAGCTGCCGCTAAAACAGGGCGGCGCGATCATCGAGGTCGACTGGGCCCTGCTCGACGAGCGCGATGCCCGCCGCCTGCGCGAGCTGGGCGTCGACGAGGGGGTTTCGGTGGAGAAGCTCCACAAGGGACCGTTCGGGATCGATCCGATCGCCTGCCGGATCGGCCGGATGACGGTTGCGCTGCGCACCGCCCAGGCGGCCGCCATAACGGTGGGCCCCACCCGGACGTGATGAACCGCCAGAACCCATGAACGCTTCGCCTCTGGTCGCGCTGGCCGGCAACCCCAATGCCGGCAAGAGCGCGCTGTTCAACGCACTGACCGGCGCCCGCCAGAAGGTCGGCAATTATCCGGGCGTCACCGTCGAGCGCAAATCGGGGCGGATGAGCCTGGCCGATGGTCGTCCGGTGGAACTGCTCGACCTGCCCGGCACCTACAGCCTGCAGCCTTCCTCCCCCGACGAGGCCGTCACCCATGACGTGCTGCTCGGCAAGCAGGAGGGCGAGCGGATGCCGTCCGCGCTGCTGGTCGTCGTCGACGCGACCAACCTCGACAACCATCTGCGCTTCGCACTCCAGCTGATCGCGCTGGGCCTGCCCACCGTGGTCGCGCTCAACATGGTCGACATGGCGGCGCGCGACGGGCTGACGATCGACGCCGAGAAGCTTTCGGCCGAGCTGGGCGTGCCGGTGATCCCGACCGTCGCGGTGCGGCGCAAAGGGATAGAGGAGCTCAAGGCCGCGATCGGGATGATGGCGGAGGGCGGCGCGATCCGCATCGGCAGCGACCATCCCGCGCTGCACGAGGACATCGTCCAGCTCCAGCGCCGCGCCCGGGCGATCGCCGTCGCCGCGACGACCGAGGAGAATTTCCGCCGCCGCTGGAGCCATCGCGCCGACGCGGTGGCGCTGCATCCGGTGATCGGCCCGATCCTGCTCGCGGCGATCCTGTTCGTGATGTTCCAGGCGGTGTTCGCCTGGTCGGCGGCGCCGGTCGACCTGATCGACGGTGGCTTCGTCGCGCTGCAGGGCTGGGTGACCGAGCATATGGCCGACGGCTTCCTGCGCTCGCTGGTCGTCGAGGGGCTGATCGCGGGTGTCGGCGCGGTGATCGTCTTCCTGCCGCAGATCCTGATCCTGTTCCTGTTCATCCTGCTGCTGGAGGCATCGGGCTACATGGTCCGCGCCGCCTTCATCATGGATCATCTGATGGCGCGGGTCGGCCTGTCGGGCCGGGCCTTCATCCCGTTGCTGTCCTCCTTCGCCTGCGCGATCCCGGGCATCATGGCGACCCGGACGATCGACGACCCCAAGGACCGGCTGACGACGATCCTGATCGCGCCGCTGATGACCTGTTCGGCGCGCCTGCCGGTCTATGCGGTGATCATCGCCGCCTTCATCCCGGCGCGCGACGTGGGGCCCGGCATCGGACTGCAGGGACTGGTGCTGTTCGGCCTCTATATCGCCGGGATCGCGGGGGCGATGCTGGCCGCCTTCGTGCTGCGCCGCACCGTGACGAAGGGGCCGCCGCCGGGCTTCATGATGGAGATGCCGCGCTACCAGATGCCGATCCTGCGTGACGTGGCGCTGGGCCTGTGGCAGCGCGCGCTGATCTTCCTGAAGCGGGCCGGCACCATCATCGCCTTCACCACGATGGTGCTGTGGCTGCTCGTGACCTTCCCGCAGCCGCCAGCCGGCTATGACAAGCCGGCGATCGACTATTCGGTGGCGGGCCGGGTGTCGGCGGGGCTGGAGCCGGTGTTCGCGCCGATCGGATTCAACCGCGACATGGCGCTGGCGCTGATCCCGGCGATGGCCGCGCGCGAAGTGGCGGTATCGGCGCTGGCCACCGTCTATGCGATCGATGCCGAGGACGAGGCAGTGCAGGAACGGTCGCTGGTCGACCGGCTGCGCGGCCGCTGGTCGCTGCCGACCGCGCTGGCCTTCCTGGCCTGGTTCGTGTTCGCGCCGCAGTGCATCTCCACCATCGCCGTGGTCCGCCGCGAGACCAACGGGTGGAAATGGACGGGATTCATGCTGGGCTACCTCTTCGCGCTGGCATACGTCGCGGCAGGCGCTACATACTGGGCCGCAGTGGCGCTGGGACTCTGATTCCGGCGCCTCCCTGATAAGGAGAAGCCCGTGGCAGGCAGCGTGAACAAGGTGATCCTCGTCGGCAATCTGGGGCGCGACCCCGAAAGCCGATCCTTTGCCAATGGCGGCAAGGTGGTGAACCTGCGCGTCGCGACCTCGGAGCAGTGGAAGGATCGCAACAGCGGCGAACGCCGCGACAAGACCGAATGGCATTCGGTGGCGATTTTCAACGAAGCGCTCGCGGGCGTTGCCGAGCGCTATCTGCGCAAAGGCAGTAAGGTCTATCTCGAGGGCCAGCTCCAGACCCGCAAATGGACCGACCAGCAGGGCCAGGAGCGCTATTCGACCGAAGTTGTCCTCCAGGGCTTCAACGCGGTGATGGTGCTGCTCGACCGCCCCGATGGCGGCGGCCAGGGCGGTGGCGGCGGCTATGGCGGCGGCACGAGCTCGGCCGGTGGCGGTGGCGGCTGGGGCGATGATGACGGCTATGGCAGCGGGGCCGGCTTCGGCGGCGGTAGCGGTGGCGGTGGCGGCAGCCGTGGCGGCGCCGGTTTCGGCGGCGGCTCGGGCGGCCAGCCGGCCGGCGGCGCGCGCAAGTCCGACCCGTTCGATGCCGGCGACCTGGACGACGACGTTCCCTTCTGATTTCGACCGGTATCCGGCGACCAGCCCTGCCGAAACAGGGACGAACCGAACGGACGGGCAGCTCCAGCAGTCCCTAGAGGGTTGAACGAACGTGACGGGGGCGTATTTTCCCGCGATGCCAAGCTGCGTGCGCCGGATTTCCATATGAAGGGCTTCGCGCCGATCCTGCGATCACCGGCCTTTCCCGGCACACCACCCGCCATTGCGGCGGTGAGCGTGGCGAAGGTGGCACGCCCGCCCCGCGCCGGCCTGTCCCCCCCGGAGGTGGAACGCGCGCGCCGTATTGCGGCGGAGATCGTCGCCGCCCGGATCGGCGGCACCTTCTGGGCATCGGGCGGGGCCAATCCCTGGAACCGGATCGCCGGGCCGGGCCCGATCGCGGCGCACGGCGACGAAGAGATCGGGCTGCTCGGCTGGATGGTCGGGGCCGAGATCGACTGGCAGGGCCCGGGCCGTTTCGCCGATATCGCCCGCGACGGCGCCCCCGATCCGCTGGAACGCGCCGTCACGGCATGGCTGATCGAGGCCGTGGATTATCGCGACCCCTATTCGGGGCGCCCCGTCTCGATCGAGGCGGCGATCGAGCAGCTCGCCTTCTGGGCGCGTGCCATCGACCGCAATCGCGGGATCGCCGTCGCCGCCGGCATCGCCGGCTGGAAGCGCCGCGAGGTCGAGGCGATGCTGTGGCCCGGCGAA
The sequence above is drawn from the Rhizorhabdus dicambivorans genome and encodes:
- the feoB gene encoding ferrous iron transporter B produces the protein MNASPLVALAGNPNAGKSALFNALTGARQKVGNYPGVTVERKSGRMSLADGRPVELLDLPGTYSLQPSSPDEAVTHDVLLGKQEGERMPSALLVVVDATNLDNHLRFALQLIALGLPTVVALNMVDMAARDGLTIDAEKLSAELGVPVIPTVAVRRKGIEELKAAIGMMAEGGAIRIGSDHPALHEDIVQLQRRARAIAVAATTEENFRRRWSHRADAVALHPVIGPILLAAILFVMFQAVFAWSAAPVDLIDGGFVALQGWVTEHMADGFLRSLVVEGLIAGVGAVIVFLPQILILFLFILLLEASGYMVRAAFIMDHLMARVGLSGRAFIPLLSSFACAIPGIMATRTIDDPKDRLTTILIAPLMTCSARLPVYAVIIAAFIPARDVGPGIGLQGLVLFGLYIAGIAGAMLAAFVLRRTVTKGPPPGFMMEMPRYQMPILRDVALGLWQRALIFLKRAGTIIAFTTMVLWLLVTFPQPPAGYDKPAIDYSVAGRVSAGLEPVFAPIGFNRDMALALIPAMAAREVAVSALATVYAIDAEDEAVQERSLVDRLRGRWSLPTALAFLAWFVFAPQCISTIAVVRRETNGWKWTGFMLGYLFALAYVAAGATYWAAVALGL
- a CDS encoding FeoA family protein; this encodes MDKDAAPITLDKLPLKQGGAIIEVDWALLDERDARRLRELGVDEGVSVEKLHKGPFGIDPIACRIGRMTVALRTAQAAAITVGPTRT
- the ssb gene encoding single-stranded DNA-binding protein, translating into MAGSVNKVILVGNLGRDPESRSFANGGKVVNLRVATSEQWKDRNSGERRDKTEWHSVAIFNEALAGVAERYLRKGSKVYLEGQLQTRKWTDQQGQERYSTEVVLQGFNAVMVLLDRPDGGGQGGGGGYGGGTSSAGGGGGWGDDDGYGSGAGFGGGSGGGGGSRGGAGFGGGSGGQPAGGARKSDPFDAGDLDDDVPF
- a CDS encoding COQ9 family protein, which codes for MIDPADMTLDELRDALAERLPANAVFDGWADAALAATAAGLGVPADRAALCFPGGTIDMIDAWFAAIDRTMTAELAARDLAAMKIRDRIRTALLIRLDLATAHPDALRRAMAILARPDHLAHAGKLAWRAADAMWRAIGDSSVDFAWYSKRTTLAAIYAATITAWMDDDSEGFADTRAFLDRRIDDVMKFEKLKARMKPDPDRHFSPARFLGRLRYRIQG
- a CDS encoding alkene reductase encodes the protein MPTLFDPITLGAIEAPNRIIMAPLTRARATRNAVPTPIMADYYAQRASAGLIISEATGISRIGLGWPYAPGLWNDDQVQGWKPVTSAVHGAGGRIVAQLWHMGRLVHPSVGEGQPVSSSAITAPDHAHTYEGNQPYVKPRPLDLSEIPAVVADYARAARNAIAAGFDGVQIHAANGYLIDQFLRDGVNRRSDAYGGSIENRIRLLGEVTRAVAQAIGADRTGVRISPNGEVQGVDDSDPEPLFAAVGAQLAEIGIAFLEAREPPADGSFGRSTRAPIAPVIRQAFGGPFILNSDYDAGRAQATLDSGLADAISFGRSFIANPDLPARLRAGVPLAKPDAATFYSQGSQGYVDYPAAA
- a CDS encoding DMT family transporter; this encodes MTRAFLAMVLANVMLAFGPWLVRLADVSALGSAFWRLSLAALPLFLLARMVRQPIPRLSPGLLGMIAIGGLCFAVDLGFWHIGIHHTKLANATLFGNFATFLLAAYALASTRRLPDRYQSAALLLAALGTLLLLGRSYQLDARNLTGDLLCILAGVFYTGYLIAMSRARGALQPVPLLLISTVAGMAPLLVFAIADGGPVWPQDWTPLLLLAIGSQVIGQGCMVYAIGHLSPMVIGLGLLIQPVIAAAVGSLRYGERLGLADIIGGLAVCAALVLVRMSHSGQAGDQGVEARP